DNA from Intestinimonas massiliensis (ex Afouda et al. 2020):
TGAGAACGAGAACAAGGGTCTGCCTGCTGGCGCTGTGCGCCGCGCTGCTGACCGGCTGCGGGGGCCCGACGGAGGGGGCCAAGGCCTACGACCCCGCCGCCGCGGCCCAGGCTCTGCTGGACGCCAAGGTCTTTGACCAGGAGCTGGAGGTCCTGGACGCCGACCTGGCGGGGTCCTATCTGGGCCTGTCTTCCGAGCCGGAGGAGGCCGTGGTCTATACCTCCCTGGAGGGGGGCTACGAGGAGCTGGCGGTGCTGCGGATGGCCGATGCGGAGGCCGCCGCGGCCGCGCTGGGGGCCGTCCAGGCCCATGTATCCGACCGGCGGGAGAGCGAGGCCGAGACCCAGTACAAGCCGGAGGACCTCCCCAAGCTGGAGAAGGCTCTGACCGAGCAGGCGGGGAACACCGTGCTGCTGGTGGTGTGCGCCGACTATGACGCCGCCCAGAAGGCTCTGGACGCACTGGGATCCTGAGTGCCCATATCGGGCCCGGAGCGCGTCTCCGAGCCCTTTTTTCAAAACTTTTGCGGCCCCGGCAACTTTTTGACCCTGCGGCGGGTCTAAGTAACAGAACGCATCCAGGAGGTGAGCCCCGGCTTGAACATCCATACCGCCCACAACCGCCAGCTTTTGGTGGACTATATCACGGCGGGACAGGCCGACTTCTACCGCCTGGCCTACAGCTACGTCAAGAATCGGGACGCAGCTCTGGACGTGGTGCAGGAGTCCATCGTCAAGGCGCTGACCAAGATCGACTCCCTCCGGGAGCCCGCCTACCTCAGGACCTGGTTCTACCGCATCCTGCTCAATGAGAGCATGAACTATTTCCGCAGGAACCAGCGGCTCCTCTCCCTGGAGGACGCCGTCTGGGACCGGGGGGCCGAGGACCCGGACCCAGCGGAGCGGCTGGACCTCCACGCCGCCATCGAGGCCCTCAGCGACGCTGAGCAGGCGGTGGTGCGCCTGCGGTTTTTTGAGGACCTGAAGCTGGAGGAGATCGCACAGGTCACCGATACCAATCTGAACACGGTAAAGTCCCGGCTGTATAAGGCTCTGAAAAAGCTGCGGGACATGACAGGAGAGGAGGTCAGTGATGAACCGGCAGATGGAGCGCGCCAGGGCGCGCTATAAAGAAGTGGAGCTCCCGGCGGAGCTGGATTTTGCCGTAGCCTCGGCCATTCGGGCCGGGGACCGGAAGCGGCGCTCCCGGGATGGCCTCCGCCGCACGGCGGCGGTGCTGGCGTCCTGCTGCGCCTGCTTCGTGCTGCTGCTGAACGTCAGCCCCACCTTTGCCCAGGCGGTGGAGGCCGTCCCGGTGCTGGGCGCCCTGGCCCGGGTGGTCACCGTGCGGGAATACCGGATCGAGGACAAGGAGCACCTCATCGACGTGCGCCTGCCCGCCCTGGAGAACACCGGCAACACCGACCTGGAGCAGCGCGTCAATACCGAGATCTCCACCCGCATCCAGCAGGTGCTGGACGAGGCGGAGGCTCGGGCCCGGGCGGACAAGGAGGCCTTTGTGGCCACCGGCGGCCAGGCGGAGGACTTTATCCCCATCATCATCGACGTGGACTACGAGATCAAGTGCCAAAACGGACACTACCTGTCCTTCGTCCTCACCAAGACCGAGACCCTGGCCAACGCCTACACCGAGTATTACGCCTACAACATCGACCTGGAGACCGGCCGTGAACTGACTCTCCGGGACCTGCTGGGCCCCGACTGGAGGCGCATCGCCAATGAAGCTGTCCGGGCCGGTATCGACGAGCGCAGTCAGGACCCGGCCAACGTCTACTTTGACGGTTCGGACGGCATTGAGGGCTTCCAGTCCATCCGGGACGACCAGCCCTTCTACCTCAATGAATCCGGAAGCCCGGTGGTGGTCTTCTCGAAATACGAGATCGCCCCGGGCTACATGGGCATGCAGGAATTTGAGGTGGGTTCCCTGCTGCCGGACGACGCATAAAAAGCGCCGCGCACCCATTGGGTGCGCGGCTTTTTATCGCTATCTCCGGTACTCGAACTCCAGATTGTAGAGGGACACGGTGTCTCCGTCCTGAATGCCCATAGCCTCCAGCCGGTCGAAAAGGCCGGACTCCCGGAGCATCCGGTCGAACCAGTTCCGCGACTCGTAGTCCCCGAAGTTGACGTTGGCCATGAGCCGCTGGAGCCAGGGCCCGTCCACGATCCAGGTGTCGTCCTCGTGGACGATGCGGACCTCCCCGGAGGTGTCGATCTCCGGCGGGGCGGGTACGTAGTCCGGCTCGTAGACGGCGATGGGGGGCAGGTTCTCCAGCTCCCGGGCGGCGGCGAAGACCAGCTCCCGCACCCCCTGGCCGGTGGCGGCGGAGATCTCAAAGAAGGGCATCCCCCGGGCCTCCACGTGGGCGCGCAGCCGGTCCACCAGCGTCCGGTCCCCGGCGATGTCGGCCTTGTTGCCCGCCACCAGCATCCGGCGGGAGGCCAGCGTGGGGCTGTACTGCCGGAGCTCCTCGTTGATGGCCTCGAAATCGGCCACTGGGTCCCGGCCTTCGCTGCCCGACACGTCCACCATGTGGATGAGCAGGCGGCAGCGGTCGATGTGCCGCAAAAAGTCGTGCCCCAGCCCGGCCCCCTCGTGGGCGCCCTCGATGATGCCGGGGATGTCGGCCATGACGAAGGAGACCCCCTCCTCCACGTAGACCACACCCAGGTTGGGGAACAGGGTGGTGAAGTGGTAGTCGGCAATCTTGGGCCGCGCCTTGGACACCACGGAGAGCAGCGTGGACTTGCCCACGTTGGGGAAACCCACCAGCCCCACGTCGGCCAGCAGCTTCAGCTCCAGTACCACCTGGCGCTCCTGGCCGGGGAGCCCCGCCTTGGCAAACCGGGGCACCTGGCGGGTGGGGGTGGCGAAGTGCTTGTTGCCCCAGCCGCCGTTGCCCCCCCGGGCCAGCACAAAGGGCTGGGCGGAGGACATGTCGCAGATGATCTGATTGGTGTCGGCGTCCCGCACCACGGTGCCCAGGGGCACCTTGATGACCAGGTCCTGCCCGTCCTTGCCGGAGCAGCGCCTGCCCTGTCCGTCCATGCCGTTGCCCGCGGCGTATTTGCGCTTGTAGCGGAAGTCCATCAGGGTGGACATATGGCGGTCCACTTGGAGAAGGATGTCTCCTCCCCGGCCTCCATCGCCGCCGTCGGGCCCGCCGGCGGCCACGTACTTTTCCCGGTGGAAGGCCACGGCCCCGTTGCCGCCGTTGCCGGCCTTGACGGTGATTTTGGCGGTATCCACGAATGCTGGCATTGCCGCCACCTCCTTACATGATATGTGTCAAAGAAAGGGCCCCGAACGACGCGCGTTCGAGGCCCTTAGTATGCCCATTTTACTGCGCGATCTCCTCGATGATGGAGACCTGCTTGCGGTCCTTGCCCAGCCGCTCGAACTTGACCTTGCCGGTCTTGAGGGCAAACAGGGTGTCGTCGCTGCCCCTGCCCACGTTGACGCCGGGATGGATATGGGTGCCGCGCTGGCGCACCAGCACGTTGCCGGCCAGGACAAACTGGCCGTCGCCCCGCTTCACGCCCAGGCGCTTGGCCTTGGAATCGCGGCCGTTGCGGGTGGAGCCCACGCCCTTTTTATGGGCGAAGAACTGCAGTCCGATATTCAGCATGGTATTACACCTCCATGTCTAAGACGATGATATTTTCAGGGTACTCCTCGTGGAGCTGGACGCAGTAGACCATCAGGGCGGTCAGAAGGGTCTGACAGGTGCTCTCGTTGGTCTGTCCCAGTCCGCCGGGGAGCTTGAGGGAGATGGACGCGTCCTTTTCCTTCACCTTGACGGCGGCCTCCAGCCCCAGCACGTCGTTGACGGCGCACTCGGCAAGCCGGACGGCGCTGGTAACTGCGGCGCAGAGGACGTCCTCCCCCGGATCGGCCAGCCCGCTGTGTCCCTGGACGGTGAAGCCCGTCAGGCGGCTGCCCTCGGAATAAAATGTGACTTCGATCACAATTAAGCCTCGATCTTGCCGATGGTCACCTTGGTGTAGGGCTGACGATGGCCCTGACGGCGGCGGTAGCCCTTTTTGGGATTGTACTTGAAGATCATGACCTTCTTGCCCTTGCCGTTCTTCACTACGTTGGCCTCCACCTTGGCGCCCTCCACCACGGGAGTGCCGAAGGTGGCCTTGTCGCCGTCCACGACAGCCAGGACCTTGTCGAAGGTGACGGCCTCGCCGGCCTCGGCGTTCAGCTTTTCGATGAAGAGGGTGTCGCCCTCGGCCACCTTGTACTGCTTTCCGCCGGTCTCGATGATAGCATGCATGTTGTTTTCAACTCCTTCATAACGGGCTCGCTGTCGTAGGGGGAAGCGTGCGAGCTTCACTTTTTGTCACGCTTTGCACCCTCCACAACGGCCAATTGCTCCGGGATGCGCGGCGCCTCGTTGTCCCCATTCAAAGCGGCTTTAGCATTATATCAATGAAATATTCAAAAGTCAATCATTTTCCCGGATCTTTTCTTCCCTTTCCGGTCCCTTCAGGCGCCCGAAGTACCACCCGGTGACTCCGTCCTTTTTTACCAGGCGGCCCCGGGAGGTCTCCTCCACGATGGACAGCCGGTCCCCCGGCTCCACCGCCAGGCGGTAATCGCTGGTGTCCTCGCACCACTCCTGCTCCCCCCGCCTGCGCAAGTATTTGGTCAGTACCGGGAGGGTCCGTCCGGTGGCGGTGTGGCGGCACAGGGAGAACTCCGCTCCCCGTTCCAGCACCTCCACATCGTGGTCGGTCCAGTGGACGATGACCGGGTCGGCGCTCTCCGCCTGCCGGTCCAGAGCCACTCCCACCGGGCAGTCGTCGTAGCTCACCCAGGAAAAGTCCCGGCTGTCCCCCTCCGGAATCACCAGGGCATTGAGCTGGCCGTCGCTTTTGAGGACGCAGCCGCCGTCGATGCTGATGATCTTTCGCTTCCGGTCGATGATGGGGTTGCAGCAGGGGTAATCCGTCCGGTAGAGGGTGACGGGCCAGTGTCCCACCACGCAGTATTTGGGGAAGGAGTACCCCTGGCTCATGAAGTCGTCGTTCTTCATGCACCGCCAGGCGTCCAGCTCCTCCATGGCCTCGTAGGAGGGCACCCCGCCGTGGACAAAGACAAAGTGCCCGGTCTCTAAAATGGTGGGCAGGCCCCGCAGGAACGCCAGCTCGGGCCGGAAGGACTCCAGCAGCCTTTCCCGCAGTCGGGGCAGGTCCCCCGGGCCCTCTACCCGGATGCCGGCCTCGGCCGCCATCTGCAAAATAAGGGCCCGCTCCTTCCACACGCTGAGGTAAAACCGGTAGAAGTCCCGGCCCAGCTCCCCGCCGCCGTAGGCAAAGTCCACAGCCAGATTGTCGCAGTTGCCGCACAGGGCGTACACCGTGTGGGCGGCGGAGAGCTCCATGATATACCGCAGGGTGGCCAGGCTGTCCGCCCCCTTCTCCACCAGGTCTCCCACCAGCACTAGAATGTCGTCCCCGGTGTAGCCCGCCTTGTCCAGCAGGGCCCGGAACCAGGGCAGGTTGCCGTGGATGTCGCTGACGGCCAAAATCCGCCGTCCGGCGGGGAACTCCACCCGCTTGACCACTGCCTTCATGGACTTCACCTCAAAACAGGATAATAATGTATTATATCATTTCTGCGGACAAAAGAGAAGGCGTTCCCGGAAGGTCCGGAAACGCCCCGCGTCCTTTTTACCGTGTGGCGGCAAAGGCCACCCAGCCGTCCCGCTCCTTCTTCTCCGTCACCCGAAGCCCGTGGCTCACCAGGGCGGTGCGGACCTCGTCGGCCCGGGTGTCGATGATGCCGGAGCACAGGAACATCCCGCCGGGCTCCAGCAGGCCCGGCACTTGGGCGGAGAGGGGGATGATGACGTCGGCCACGATGTTGGCCAATACCAGTTGGTATCGCTTTTGGGCCAGCTCGGCAGCCAGGGCCCGGTCGCTGAGCACGTCCCCCGCACGGACGGTATAGCGGCCGGCGCCGATGCCGTTCATGGCGGCGTTTTCATAGGCCACGCCCACGGCCTTGGGGTCGATGTCCACCCCCGCGGCTTCCTCCGCGCCCAGCAGTAGGGCGGCGATGGAGAGGATGCCGCTGCCGCAGCCCAGATCCAGCACCCGCCCGCCCGGGCGGACGTAGGTCTCCACCCCCTCCAGGCACAGGCGGGTGGAGGCGTGGCTACCGGTGCCGAAGATGAGGCCGGGGTTCAGGTAGAGGGGGGTGCGCCCCGCCGGGACCGGCTCCCCCTTCTCCCACTCGGGCACGATGTAGAGCCGCTCCCCCACGGACATGGGCTTGTAGTATTTCTGCCAGCTAGTGGCCCAGTCCTCCTCTCGAAGCCGGGCGGTAGCATAGGGGGCGTCGATGCCCGCCATCCAAGTCTCCAACTGCTTTTTCCCATCCGCGTCGTCGGTGACGTAGAACTTGACCCGCGCCGCCCCCTTCATGCGCTCCAGGAGCTGGTCGTCCACATAGTCCCAGTACTGCCGGTTCTGTTCCAGAAAGGTCTTGAAGTCCTCCTCGTCCTCGATGACCAGGCCTGTGGCCCCGTTCATGGTGAGGCGGGCGGCCAGGGTCTCCAGTTCGGGCTCGGTGGTCTCCACCGTCACCTCCAGCCAGATCGGGTCCATCAGCGCGTCCCTCCCACGAAGAAGAGCGCCACGCAGCCCGGCCCGGTGTGGGCGCCGATGACCGGCCCGATGTAGTTGAGGATGATCTCTTTGGCGCCGTACTTGGCCTGGATCTGATCGGCCACATACCGGGCGTCGGCCTCGCAGTCGCTGTGGCTGATGAACATGGTCTGGCTCGCCGGGTCGGTGGCGGTCTCCCCCACCTTTTTCACCAGAGCGTCCAGGGAGGCCTTCCGGCCCCGGGCCTTGCTGACGTTAATGAGATGCCCCTCATCGTCCACGTGCATGACCGGCTTGATCTGGAGCATGGTGCCCACCACGGCGGTGGCGGCGGAGACCCGGCCCCCCCGCTTCAGGTACATCAGGTCATCCACGGTGAACCAGTGGCAGATGTGGAGCTTGTTCGCCTCGACCCAGTCCCGGACCTCCTCGATGCTTTTTCCCTGCTTCTGAAGCCCCGCGGCCAGATAGAGGATAAGCCCCTGGCCCAGGGAGGCGCACAGGGTGTCCACGGCGTACACCTTCCGCTCCGGGTACTTTTCAGCCAATTCGTCCACGGCGATCTGCATGGAGCTGTAGGTGGCGGACAGGCCGGAGGAAAAGGCCAGCGTCAGCACATCCTTCCCGGCCTGGAGCAGGGGCTCGATGCCCTCGATGGCCTGCCCTACATTGACGGCGTTGGTGGTGGCCACGGCGCCGGCCGCCAGCCGGCGGTAAAACTCCTTGGGGGCCATGTCGCGGTTATCCGTGTAATTGTAGTAGGTCTTGCCCTCCATGGTAAAGGCCAGGGGCAGCACCTCCACTCCCAGCGCCTGAACCATCTCGTGGCTCAGGTCGGCGGACGAGTCGGTGACAATGACAAATTGGCTCATTCGGTTGATTCCCTCCTGTATTATAAAAAGAACATTTGAGCTTTTGAAATCGGTCTACCCCTCTTTGACCCGCCGCTTCCGCTCCGCCTTGGTGGCTTCCTGGGGCGCGATCAGGTCCAGGATGCGCTGGCAGGCCAGTTGGTCGGCGTAGCTGCGCAGAGCCAGACTCAGGGCCAGCCCGGCCAGCTCCTCCCGGGGGGTGTCCGGGTCCAGGGCGTCGGCAGTGCGCTCCAGAGCCATATCCATCTGGCCCAAAAATTTGGCGTACAGGGCCCAGTCCTCCTCCCCCTCGGCGGCGGCGTGGAGCAGGGCCTTGGTCTCCCGGACGGAGAGCACCCGCTTAAGGGCGCAGATGGCGGTGAGATAGGCCAGGTGAGTGCGGCCGTATTTTTTCCCGTCCGCCCGGGGTAGCAGTCCGTCCTTGATGTAGTTGTTGACCATGGCCGGGGTGAGAGCATCTCTCCCGGCATAGGAGATGAGCTGCCGGGGCATGTAGGAGACGACCTGGTCCATATACAGCCCGATATCGGGCAGGTCCCGCCACTGGGCGGGCCGCTCCTGACTGAGCCGTTCCTTCAATTCCTTCAGTTCGTCCACGAACGGGCGCTCCCCTTTCCGATTTTAAATATCACATCACGGCATTTCTGGTGCATTATACCACATACCATCCGGCCCTGTAAAGGCGCAATCCCGCCGCATTTCAAGTTTTAAAGCGACATAACAATATTATGTGGACTTTCGTCAAAAGACGACGCGGGTTCGGCCTCAACGCAACAAGCGTGCGCCAGATTGCTCCGGCGCACGCTTGCTTCTTGGGCATGTTTTTCTTTTACCGGGGGAACTTGATGGCAGCCTGGGCGGCGGCCAGCCGGGCGATGGGCACCCGGTAGGGGGAGCAGGATACGTAATGCAGGCCGGTCTTGTGGAAGAACTCCACCGAGGTGGGGTCGCCGCCGTGCTCACCGCAGATCCCCAGATGGATGTCGGGGCGGGTGGTCTTACCCAGCTTGACAGCCATATCCACCAGCTTGCCCACACCCTTCTGGTCCAGGTGGGCGAAGGGGTCGGACTCGTAGATTTTGTTGTCGTAGTAGTAGCCCAGGAACTTGCCGGCGTCGTCGCGGGAGAAGCCGAAGGTCATCTGGGTCAGGTCGTTGGTGCCAAAGGAGAAGAACTCCGCCTCCCGGGCGATCTCGTCGGCGGTGAGAGCGGCCCTGGGGATCTCGATCATGGTGCCCACCTCATACCGCATCTCCAGCCCGGAGGCGGCGATCAGCCGGTCGGCGGTGGCCGCCACCATGTCCTTGACAAATTTGAGCTCCTTGACCTCGCCCACCAGAGGGATCATGATCTCGGGAACCATCTTCCACTCGGGGTGCTTCTTCTGCACGCAGATGGCGGCGTTGATAACGGCTGTAGTCTGCATCTCGGCAATCTCCGGGTAAGAGACCGACAGCCGGCAGCCCCGGTGGCCCATCATGGGGTTAAACTCGTGGAGGCCGTCGATGACATTGTGGAGCTTTTCCACGGTGATGCCCAACTCGGCGGCGATCTCCCGGATGTCCTCCTCCTTGGTGGGCAGGAACTCATGCAGGGGGGGGTCCAGGAAACGGATGACTACGGGGCAGCCCTCCATGGCCTCGTAGATGCCCTCGAAGTCGCC
Protein-coding regions in this window:
- a CDS encoding DUF4358 domain-containing protein, encoding MRTRTRVCLLALCAALLTGCGGPTEGAKAYDPAAAAQALLDAKVFDQELEVLDADLAGSYLGLSSEPEEAVVYTSLEGGYEELAVLRMADAEAAAAALGAVQAHVSDRRESEAETQYKPEDLPKLEKALTEQAGNTVLLVVCADYDAAQKALDALGS
- a CDS encoding RNA polymerase sigma factor, producing MNIHTAHNRQLLVDYITAGQADFYRLAYSYVKNRDAALDVVQESIVKALTKIDSLREPAYLRTWFYRILLNESMNYFRRNQRLLSLEDAVWDRGAEDPDPAERLDLHAAIEALSDAEQAVVRLRFFEDLKLEEIAQVTDTNLNTVKSRLYKALKKLRDMTGEEVSDEPADGARQGAL
- a CDS encoding anti-sigma-V factor rsiV — encoded protein: MNRQMERARARYKEVELPAELDFAVASAIRAGDRKRRSRDGLRRTAAVLASCCACFVLLLNVSPTFAQAVEAVPVLGALARVVTVREYRIEDKEHLIDVRLPALENTGNTDLEQRVNTEISTRIQQVLDEAEARARADKEAFVATGGQAEDFIPIIIDVDYEIKCQNGHYLSFVLTKTETLANAYTEYYAYNIDLETGRELTLRDLLGPDWRRIANEAVRAGIDERSQDPANVYFDGSDGIEGFQSIRDDQPFYLNESGSPVVVFSKYEIAPGYMGMQEFEVGSLLPDDA
- the obgE gene encoding GTPase ObgE, translating into MPAFVDTAKITVKAGNGGNGAVAFHREKYVAAGGPDGGDGGRGGDILLQVDRHMSTLMDFRYKRKYAAGNGMDGQGRRCSGKDGQDLVIKVPLGTVVRDADTNQIICDMSSAQPFVLARGGNGGWGNKHFATPTRQVPRFAKAGLPGQERQVVLELKLLADVGLVGFPNVGKSTLLSVVSKARPKIADYHFTTLFPNLGVVYVEEGVSFVMADIPGIIEGAHEGAGLGHDFLRHIDRCRLLIHMVDVSGSEGRDPVADFEAINEELRQYSPTLASRRMLVAGNKADIAGDRTLVDRLRAHVEARGMPFFEISAATGQGVRELVFAAARELENLPPIAVYEPDYVPAPPEIDTSGEVRIVHEDDTWIVDGPWLQRLMANVNFGDYESRNWFDRMLRESGLFDRLEAMGIQDGDTVSLYNLEFEYRR
- the rpmA gene encoding 50S ribosomal protein L27 is translated as MLNIGLQFFAHKKGVGSTRNGRDSKAKRLGVKRGDGQFVLAGNVLVRQRGTHIHPGVNVGRGSDDTLFALKTGKVKFERLGKDRKQVSIIEEIAQ
- a CDS encoding ribosomal-processing cysteine protease Prp; its protein translation is MIEVTFYSEGSRLTGFTVQGHSGLADPGEDVLCAAVTSAVRLAECAVNDVLGLEAAVKVKEKDASISLKLPGGLGQTNESTCQTLLTALMVYCVQLHEEYPENIIVLDMEV
- the rplU gene encoding 50S ribosomal protein L21, with amino-acid sequence MHAIIETGGKQYKVAEGDTLFIEKLNAEAGEAVTFDKVLAVVDGDKATFGTPVVEGAKVEANVVKNGKGKKVMIFKYNPKKGYRRRQGHRQPYTKVTIGKIEA
- a CDS encoding metallophosphoesterase, with protein sequence MKAVVKRVEFPAGRRILAVSDIHGNLPWFRALLDKAGYTGDDILVLVGDLVEKGADSLATLRYIMELSAAHTVYALCGNCDNLAVDFAYGGGELGRDFYRFYLSVWKERALILQMAAEAGIRVEGPGDLPRLRERLLESFRPELAFLRGLPTILETGHFVFVHGGVPSYEAMEELDAWRCMKNDDFMSQGYSFPKYCVVGHWPVTLYRTDYPCCNPIIDRKRKIISIDGGCVLKSDGQLNALVIPEGDSRDFSWVSYDDCPVGVALDRQAESADPVIVHWTDHDVEVLERGAEFSLCRHTATGRTLPVLTKYLRRRGEQEWCEDTSDYRLAVEPGDRLSIVEETSRGRLVKKDGVTGWYFGRLKGPEREEKIREND
- the prmA gene encoding 50S ribosomal protein L11 methyltransferase — protein: MDPIWLEVTVETTEPELETLAARLTMNGATGLVIEDEEDFKTFLEQNRQYWDYVDDQLLERMKGAARVKFYVTDDADGKKQLETWMAGIDAPYATARLREEDWATSWQKYYKPMSVGERLYIVPEWEKGEPVPAGRTPLYLNPGLIFGTGSHASTRLCLEGVETYVRPGGRVLDLGCGSGILSIAALLLGAEEAAGVDIDPKAVGVAYENAAMNGIGAGRYTVRAGDVLSDRALAAELAQKRYQLVLANIVADVIIPLSAQVPGLLEPGGMFLCSGIIDTRADEVRTALVSHGLRVTEKKERDGWVAFAATR
- a CDS encoding DegV family protein, which codes for MSQFVIVTDSSADLSHEMVQALGVEVLPLAFTMEGKTYYNYTDNRDMAPKEFYRRLAAGAVATTNAVNVGQAIEGIEPLLQAGKDVLTLAFSSGLSATYSSMQIAVDELAEKYPERKVYAVDTLCASLGQGLILYLAAGLQKQGKSIEEVRDWVEANKLHICHWFTVDDLMYLKRGGRVSAATAVVGTMLQIKPVMHVDDEGHLINVSKARGRKASLDALVKKVGETATDPASQTMFISHSDCEADARYVADQIQAKYGAKEIILNYIGPVIGAHTGPGCVALFFVGGTR
- a CDS encoding DUF1836 domain-containing protein, with amino-acid sequence MDELKELKERLSQERPAQWRDLPDIGLYMDQVVSYMPRQLISYAGRDALTPAMVNNYIKDGLLPRADGKKYGRTHLAYLTAICALKRVLSVRETKALLHAAAEGEEDWALYAKFLGQMDMALERTADALDPDTPREELAGLALSLALRSYADQLACQRILDLIAPQEATKAERKRRVKEG